One Bartonella tribocorum CIP 105476 genomic window carries:
- a CDS encoding type II toxin-antitoxin system RelE/ParE family toxin, with protein MFIVKKTHYFTEWLDSLKDKQVQKKIAARIFRLEYGLLGDVKYFRGIGELKINYGPGYRIYFVKQGKQIILLLNAGDKSTQQKDIEKALQLVKEMKHGNY; from the coding sequence ATATTTATTGTTAAAAAAACACACTATTTTACAGAGTGGTTAGACTCGTTAAAAGACAAACAAGTGCAAAAGAAAATTGCTGCACGTATTTTCCGCCTTGAATATGGGCTTCTAGGAGACGTGAAATATTTCCGTGGCATTGGTGAACTAAAAATAAATTATGGACCAGGCTATAGGATTTATTTTGTAAAACAAGGGAAACAAATCATTTTGTTATTAAATGCTGGTGATAAATCCACACAACAAAAAGATATCGAAAAAGCCCTTCAATTAGTAAAGGAAATGAAACATGGAAATTACTAA